From Primulina huaijiensis isolate GDHJ02 chromosome 15, ASM1229523v2, whole genome shotgun sequence, one genomic window encodes:
- the LOC140959893 gene encoding peroxisomal membrane protein 13 isoform X2 translates to MENRASGNGSPPKPWERVGSASGPTPFKPASGGSTSDIVEASGIAQPGEVVSTADGNTVVNNTIGRPVPTRPWEQQTYGSTYGGYGSGLNYNSGYGSGTYGGGGLYGGSYGGGGLYGNNMYRGGYGGLYGGGMYGGGGMYNSGFGGPMGGYGMGNGGPYGDQDPNNPYGPPSSPPSFWVSLMRVMQGVVGFFGRIAILIDQNTQAFHMFMTALLQLFDRSGMLYGELARFVLRILGIRANPKKIKPPGPNGLPGPRNNQGQQNYIEGPKTAPSGAWDSVWGNDTK, encoded by the exons ATGGAGAATCGAGCGTCAG GGAATGGCTCTCCCCCAAAACCATGGGAAAGAGTTGGCTCTGCTTCTGGGCCCACGCCTTTTAAACCAGCATCCGGTGGTAGCACGAGTGACATTGTAGAGGCATCTGGAATTGCACAACCTGGTGAAGTTGTTTCGACAGCTGATGGGAATACAGTAGTTAACAACACTATTGGAAGGCCTGTACCTACGAGGCCTTGGGAACAACAGACATATGGCAGCACCTATGGAG GTTATGGTTCAGGTTTAAATTATAATTCTGGATATGGTTCTGGAACATATGGCGGTGGTGGATTATATGGGGGGTCATATGGCGGTGGTGGATTATATGGGAACAACATGTATAGAGGAGGTTATGGTGGACTTTATGGAGGTGGAATGTATGGTGGGGGTGGTATGTATAATAGTGGTTTTGGAGGTCCGATGGGAGGTTATGGAATGGGCAATGGGGGCCCTTATGGTGACCAGGATCCAAACAACCCATACGGGCCTCCCTCTTCTCCTCCAAGTTTCTGGGTTTCCTTGATGCGTGTG ATGCAAGGTGTGGTAGGTTTCTTTGGTCGGATCGCAATCTTGATTGACCAAAATACCCAAGCATTTCATATGTTCATGACTGCCCTTCTTCAG CTCTTTGATCGCTCCGGAATGTTATATGGAGAGCTTGCCAGATTTGTGCTAAGAATATTGGGCATTCGAGCAAACCCAAAGAAAATCAAACCCCCTGGCCCCAATGGCCTTCCTGGACCACGAAATAACCAGGGACAACAAAACTACATCGAAGGACCCAAGACTGCTCCAAGTGGTGCGTGGGATAGCGTTTGGGGCAATGATACCAAATGA
- the LOC140959893 gene encoding peroxisomal membrane protein 13 isoform X1 has translation MLTTSSAGNGSPPKPWERVGSASGPTPFKPASGGSTSDIVEASGIAQPGEVVSTADGNTVVNNTIGRPVPTRPWEQQTYGSTYGGYGSGLNYNSGYGSGTYGGGGLYGGSYGGGGLYGNNMYRGGYGGLYGGGMYGGGGMYNSGFGGPMGGYGMGNGGPYGDQDPNNPYGPPSSPPSFWVSLMRVMQGVVGFFGRIAILIDQNTQAFHMFMTALLQLFDRSGMLYGELARFVLRILGIRANPKKIKPPGPNGLPGPRNNQGQQNYIEGPKTAPSGAWDSVWGNDTK, from the exons ATGTTGACTACTTCCTCTGCAGGGAATGGCTCTCCCCCAAAACCATGGGAAAGAGTTGGCTCTGCTTCTGGGCCCACGCCTTTTAAACCAGCATCCGGTGGTAGCACGAGTGACATTGTAGAGGCATCTGGAATTGCACAACCTGGTGAAGTTGTTTCGACAGCTGATGGGAATACAGTAGTTAACAACACTATTGGAAGGCCTGTACCTACGAGGCCTTGGGAACAACAGACATATGGCAGCACCTATGGAG GTTATGGTTCAGGTTTAAATTATAATTCTGGATATGGTTCTGGAACATATGGCGGTGGTGGATTATATGGGGGGTCATATGGCGGTGGTGGATTATATGGGAACAACATGTATAGAGGAGGTTATGGTGGACTTTATGGAGGTGGAATGTATGGTGGGGGTGGTATGTATAATAGTGGTTTTGGAGGTCCGATGGGAGGTTATGGAATGGGCAATGGGGGCCCTTATGGTGACCAGGATCCAAACAACCCATACGGGCCTCCCTCTTCTCCTCCAAGTTTCTGGGTTTCCTTGATGCGTGTG ATGCAAGGTGTGGTAGGTTTCTTTGGTCGGATCGCAATCTTGATTGACCAAAATACCCAAGCATTTCATATGTTCATGACTGCCCTTCTTCAG CTCTTTGATCGCTCCGGAATGTTATATGGAGAGCTTGCCAGATTTGTGCTAAGAATATTGGGCATTCGAGCAAACCCAAAGAAAATCAAACCCCCTGGCCCCAATGGCCTTCCTGGACCACGAAATAACCAGGGACAACAAAACTACATCGAAGGACCCAAGACTGCTCCAAGTGGTGCGTGGGATAGCGTTTGGGGCAATGATACCAAATGA